The window TATTGTAAAGGGTAAAGGATATACAGTTTGCCAGAAAGACTACAAGACCTATGAAATTGCAGAAATGTTAGGGTTGCAGGGAAATGGTGAAAAGCATGGGGAGTACATCCTGGCTAACCATATCAGCAAATTCATTGCTTACTTCTGCAATAGCAGTGCGGAAAGGGTGCAGGACCTGAATTATCTTGATTTGGTTACTGAAGAAAAGGCAAGAATATTTGTTACCAACTTTTACTCCCAGATAGAACAGGGCACTCGTCTGCTACTTGGCAAGATGTACAATAAGGAAATAGAGATCACTCATGATTTTTATTTAAAGATGTTCCAGTTGTCGAAACCCCGCTTGCCCTTTGATTATATTCTCTTTGATGAGGGCCAGGATGCATCTCCAGCTATGCTGGATGTCTTTTTGAAGCAGGAAGCAACAAAGGTTATGGTAGGCGATACCCATCAGCAGATCTATTCCTGGCGTCATGCGGTGAACTCGCTGGGTAAAGTTGATTTCCCCAACTACAGCCTAACCACAAGTTTCCGGTTCAGTCCGTCCATAGCTCGCCTGTCTGCCGAAATTCTTTCATGGAAAAGACATTTGGGGGAAGTGGAACCGGTTGTTATTACAGGTAAAGGCAAACCAGCCAGGGTAAAGACAAAGGCTACAATTGCCAGGACAAACCTGGGCTTGCTGCTAAAGGCCATCCTGTATATAAAAGAACATAAAGACGCAAAACGCCTCTACTTTGAAGGGAATTTGAATTCCTATACCTATGCGGATGATGGCGCATCCCTTTATGATGTCCTCAACCTGCACAATGACAATCATGATCGGATTAGGGATAAACTAATAAGGTCCATGACGAACCTGGAAGAGCTGGATGATTATATTGAAAAGACAGATGATGTGCAGTTGGGAATGATGGTAGAGATTGTTAGAGAATTCGGTGATTCGATCCCGTCACTCCTTCAATCTTTAAAGAATGCGCATGTGAGTGATGAGGAGAAGGAAAAGTCTGAAATGATATTTTCAACTGTTCATCGTGCGAAAGGTATGGAATACGACGATGTGGAACTGGCAGAGGATTTTATCAGTGAAGCAAAGTTGGAGCGTTTAATGGAAGGTGTTGAGGAAGATGCTTTACTGGACATGGCTAAGTTGAACGAAGAGATTAACCTGCTTTATGTAGCGGTTACCCGAACAAAGGGGCTGCTGCGGATACCGGAAAGCCTGCTTCCTATTAATTTTCCCAATTCCGCGGATATCCAGGTGATCAAGGCAAAAAAGCAGGATCCTTTGCGAGAAGCTCTGGGATCAGTCGGTCGTGTGCCTGTTAGGAATAAGTCAAATCAAATCATTCCGGCCATGCCACCACCGGACAAGACATATACCGTCCTTGAAAAAAGACGCATGCATAAGAATGCTTATGAGCGCTGGACCACGGAATTGGATACGGAGTTAAAAGATATGTACTACAAGGGAGTGCAGTTGGCAAAACTCGCTGAACATTTTGGTCGTAACAAGGGAGCTATTCTATCCAGGTTGAAAAAGTTGGGTTGCCTTAATTATGAATGATATCCTTTGAAGCTAAATAGTATAATTACTCAGGCCTTGTTTTGTTCAAGTTAGCAGTTGATCCAAACTAATAATAGTCACCTTAGGATGCAATAAAAAAAGCCTGGTATTTACCAGGCTTTTTCTGCTCCCCCTGCTGGACTTGAACCAGCGACCCTCTGATTAACAGTCAGATGCTCTAACCAACTGAGCTAAGGAGGAGTTTCTTGTCCTTTGAACCGGACCGGTTTCCCTTTTGGGGAGTGCAAAAATAGGAATTTTTGAAAACGAACAAAAAATTTCAGGATTTATTTTCTGAAAAATGGCTTGGGATAAGGGTTTGAGGGGAGGTTATATGAGTAATAAAATAATGTGATTGGCCACTAAGGCACGAAGGCTCAAAGCAGGCACGAAGGTCTTAAAAGCTTAGTGAAGCCTTAGTGTCTTGCCTGCCCCAACAGTATTGTTGTGGGAGTCTTAGTGGCCTAAACAATCACAACCACGAAAACAACCCCTTATCATCCACACCGGCATAGATACCGTCTTCGCGGACCTCTATCGGCCAGTGCTTCAGATAGTATCCTTCGCCACTCACATTCCTGCCGTTCAGCATGCTGAACTTGTAGCGGTGCAAGGGACAAACCACATTGCCCAATGCATCAATCCAGCCATCGGCCATGATGCCGCCGGCATGGGGACATTTATACGCGAAAGCAAACAACTTATCCTGGAACTTCCCAATACAGATCTTCTTGCCATCCAGGTCGGCCAGGGCAATATTATTGGGCGCGAAGGACAGGTCTTCCATACCCTCCGCGATCTTATGCCATTTGTAGACTTTCCCGCTCATTAATAGTAGAAATCGGTTTTGTAGGGATAGCGGATGCGGTACAGTTCCCGCACTTTGTTCATGATGGTAGCCCTCAGCCCTTCGAGGTTCCGCTTTTCGATGGCGGAGATGAACACGCAGTTGCCCTGGGTCACATTCTCCCAGCGCTCCCGCACTTCCTCCAGGATCTGGTCCTTGATCTCCTTTTCCAGCCAGGGGTCGAAGGTGTTCTTCTCGTACTGGTCCAGCTTGTTGAAGATGGTGATCATGGGCTTGTCCACCACGTTCAGCTCCTGCAGGGTCTTGTTCACCACATTGAACTGGTCCTCGTAGTTAGGGTGGGAGAGGTCTACCACATGCAACAGGATGTCGGCCTCACGGACTTCATCCAGGGTGCTCTTGAAACTTTCTACCAGGTGGTGGGGCAGTTTCCGGATGAACCCTACCGTATCACTCAGCAGGAAGGGGGTCGTATCGAAGACCACTTTCCTGGTAGTGGTATCCAGGGTGGCGAATAGCTTGTTCTCGGCAAAGACCTCGCTCTTGCTGAGCAGGTTCATGATGGTGCTCTTGCCTACGTTGGTATAGCCCACCAGCGCCACGCGGATGAATTCCCCGCGGTCCTTGCGCTGGGTAAAGGACTGCTTGTCAATCTCCGCCAGGCGTTTGCGCAGCAGGGCGATCTTGTCTTTTACGATACGGCGGTCGGTTTCGATCTCGGTTTCACCCGGACCCCTGGTACCGATACCACCCCCCTGGCGTTCCAGGTGTTTCCACATCCCTTTCAGTCGGGGCAGCAGGTATTGGTACTGCGCCAGTTCCACCTGGGTCTTGGCCTGGGCGGTCTTGGCGCGGCGCGCGAAAATATCGAGGATGAGGTCGGAGCGGTCGATGGTCTTCACCCCCAGTTCCTTCTCAATATTGGTGATCTGCGAGCCGGTCAGCTCGTCATCGAAGATCACCAGGTTGATGTCCCTACCGGTAATATAGTCCTTGATCTCTTCCAGCTTGCCCTTTCCCACAAAAGTGCGGCTATCGGGGTGCGAGAGCTTCTGCATGAAGCGTTTCACCGTTTGGGCACCGGCCGTTTCCGCCAGGAAGGCCAGCTCCTCCAGGTATTCCTTCACCTGCATCTCCGTCTGGTCTTTCTGCACCAGGCCCACCAGCACTGCCTTCTCCTCTGCTGTTATCTGTTTTCTTTCTAGCACGTATGAATCTTAAATGAATGTATAGACCTGCAAAAATAAACGAAAAAGCGGGCCGCAAGGGACCCGCTTCAAAATCTTCTGGCAGTGGTGGATTAAAGACCGCTGATGGTCAGGCCGATGCTGAAGGGCCTTACCTGCGGACCACGATTGTCCTTGATCAGGCTGTTGATCTGGTATGCCCCATGCAGGGTGAAATTGCCATAGCCAAACCTGACGGTACCGGAAAACCGGGTATTGTTGAAATAGGTCTTCGACTTTTCCTTTTCGATGTGGTTGCTGATAGTGCTTCCTTTGCTGTTCTGGAGGGTTTTTCCCTTGGTATGGGCATCCAGCATGGTTCCCACTTTCACTCCAATCGCGATCTTCCAGCTCTTATTGCTGTTCATGGGGTTGGCCACGAAGCGCAATTCGATCGGCAATTCAGCCCAGGCATTGGCCAGCTTGTACTTCTTGAAATGGGTGGTATCAGATACGTCAGGGAACCTCAGGTCATTGGTCCGGCCAGTGATATCCGCTTCCTGCTTATCCAGGAAGATATTACTGCTCCCGATACCAGCACCGATTCCTATGCTGAAACGGGGATCCACTTTTACAGGGAAATCGAACATGAAATAGATATTCAGGTGGCGGCCGATGCCGGTTGTGCGGATAGAATCCGGCTTCTGGGCCCAGCCATCATAGCCAAACTGGAACATGAAATGGTCGTTGGCACGGTTGCCAAGGTTAACCTTGCTCCAGTCTTTCTTCTTCTTTTTGTCGGTTGGTTCGGTTTGCGCCTGTGCTCCAGCCACTACAAACAATGCTGCCAGGGCAACAACTAATTTTCTCATAAATATGAATAAAGGACAAAACTATTGGTAGGTGCCTAATGCTGCCACCCCCCACTTGTTAATGTTAAGAAAAATTGCCACTAGCCGTGGCGACCGCAAAAATAGGGGCTTTGACCCAGATTCACAGGCCCAATTCCAACCCAGTCGCTCGCCTACGCCTTCGTGTCCCTTCGTGTCTTAGAGTCTTTGTGGCCCAAAAACTTAAAGCCTCACCTTCACACCCGTCGCAATACTCTCCATGGCCGCATCGATCACCCGCATGGTCTTCACCGCGTCCGATGCCGGTACCGGATTATCCGCCTGTCCGGTGAGCGCCTTGTACACATCATCATAGAACCCCATATAATTACCCGGGCTGGAAGTGGTTGCCTTATTGACCTCCACCCCATTTACCGTGGTATGCAGCAGCCCGTCCGGTGCCGCCGGTCCGGGACACCAGCTCTTGATGGTCGGGATGGCTCCCTTCAGCAATTCCTGCTCCTGCATATCCGACCGTTCCTGCAGGAAGCTGCCGTTGATGCCATGAAGGATAAAGGGCGTGGTAGTTTCCCGGGCCACCACCGTTCCCTTGAGCCTGACCCTCATCCTGGGGTAGAAGAGCAGCAGTTCGAAATAATCATTGGCTGCCACCCCATCGCGAAGGGTCATGGCATCCGCGAATACAGCTTCGGGGAAACCGAACAACTGGATGCTCTGGTCTATCAGGTGAGCCCCCAGGTCATGCAGGATGCCCGCTCCCGGCTGGTCACCCTCCTTATGGTCCTTGCCGCTGCTGGTGATGCGGTAGCGGTCATACCGGAACTCTACTTCGCATAGGCGTCCGAGTAAGTTGTCCTCCACCACTTCCCTGATGGCCTTGTAGTCGCCGTCATACCTTCGGTTCTGGTACACCGTTAGGGT is drawn from Flavihumibacter rivuli and contains these coding sequences:
- a CDS encoding UvrD-helicase domain-containing protein yields the protein MQKETTNLTDEQKAIISSTGNIKINAVAGSGKTTTIIQYAASRPKGSRILYLAFNKSVRLEAQKRFSELGLSNVQVETAHSLAFRHIVKGKGYTVCQKDYKTYEIAEMLGLQGNGEKHGEYILANHISKFIAYFCNSSAERVQDLNYLDLVTEEKARIFVTNFYSQIEQGTRLLLGKMYNKEIEITHDFYLKMFQLSKPRLPFDYILFDEGQDASPAMLDVFLKQEATKVMVGDTHQQIYSWRHAVNSLGKVDFPNYSLTTSFRFSPSIARLSAEILSWKRHLGEVEPVVITGKGKPARVKTKATIARTNLGLLLKAILYIKEHKDAKRLYFEGNLNSYTYADDGASLYDVLNLHNDNHDRIRDKLIRSMTNLEELDDYIEKTDDVQLGMMVEIVREFGDSIPSLLQSLKNAHVSDEEKEKSEMIFSTVHRAKGMEYDDVELAEDFISEAKLERLMEGVEEDALLDMAKLNEEINLLYVAVTRTKGLLRIPESLLPINFPNSADIQVIKAKKQDPLREALGSVGRVPVRNKSNQIIPAMPPPDKTYTVLEKRRMHKNAYERWTTELDTELKDMYYKGVQLAKLAEHFGRNKGAILSRLKKLGCLNYE
- a CDS encoding Rieske (2Fe-2S) protein, coding for MSGKVYKWHKIAEGMEDLSFAPNNIALADLDGKKICIGKFQDKLFAFAYKCPHAGGIMADGWIDALGNVVCPLHRYKFSMLNGRNVSGEGYYLKHWPIEVREDGIYAGVDDKGLFSWL
- the hflX gene encoding GTPase HflX, whose product is MLERKQITAEEKAVLVGLVQKDQTEMQVKEYLEELAFLAETAGAQTVKRFMQKLSHPDSRTFVGKGKLEEIKDYITGRDINLVIFDDELTGSQITNIEKELGVKTIDRSDLILDIFARRAKTAQAKTQVELAQYQYLLPRLKGMWKHLERQGGGIGTRGPGETEIETDRRIVKDKIALLRKRLAEIDKQSFTQRKDRGEFIRVALVGYTNVGKSTIMNLLSKSEVFAENKLFATLDTTTRKVVFDTTPFLLSDTVGFIRKLPHHLVESFKSTLDEVREADILLHVVDLSHPNYEDQFNVVNKTLQELNVVDKPMITIFNKLDQYEKNTFDPWLEKEIKDQILEEVRERWENVTQGNCVFISAIEKRNLEGLRATIMNKVRELYRIRYPYKTDFYY
- a CDS encoding outer membrane beta-barrel protein; protein product: MRKLVVALAALFVVAGAQAQTEPTDKKKKKDWSKVNLGNRANDHFMFQFGYDGWAQKPDSIRTTGIGRHLNIYFMFDFPVKVDPRFSIGIGAGIGSSNIFLDKQEADITGRTNDLRFPDVSDTTHFKKYKLANAWAELPIELRFVANPMNSNKSWKIAIGVKVGTMLDAHTKGKTLQNSKGSTISNHIEKEKSKTYFNNTRFSGTVRFGYGNFTLHGAYQINSLIKDNRGPQVRPFSIGLTISGL
- a CDS encoding Gfo/Idh/MocA family oxidoreductase; the encoded protein is MDIIKTGICSYGMSGKLFHAPFIQSHPGFELTAIVERHKNDSRERYPDSKLYRSFEELIADESIRLVVVNTPVQLHHEQVSKALLAGKDVVAEKPFTVNAREAMELEDLAAKTGRTLTVYQNRRYDGDYKAIREVVEDNLLGRLCEVEFRYDRYRITSSGKDHKEGDQPGAGILHDLGAHLIDQSIQLFGFPEAVFADAMTLRDGVAANDYFELLLFYPRMRVRLKGTVVARETTTPFILHGINGSFLQERSDMQEQELLKGAIPTIKSWCPGPAAPDGLLHTTVNGVEVNKATTSSPGNYMGFYDDVYKALTGQADNPVPASDAVKTMRVIDAAMESIATGVKVRL